The following are encoded together in the Ooceraea biroi isolate clonal line C1 chromosome 2, Obir_v5.4, whole genome shotgun sequence genome:
- the LOC105283363 gene encoding polypeptide N-acetylgalactosaminyltransferase 1: MWPRLRRPRRLSVIIFAIIALLGVFLLWCMNKEKSANQREDFISLRLHENQKDYFDHRGIHVVVGHYIGDSVDPLKTPNITKDIINQNLFNPRPFEGKNGEPVIIHPKDFYKMQQLYQINRFNLMVSDKIPLNRSLPDVRKKKCISKYANLGTLPKTSIIIVFHNEAWSTLLRTVHSVINRSPRELLEEIILVDDNSEREFLKSPLDDYVKKLSVPTRVLRSNERVGLIKARLLGANDARGEVLTFLDAHCECTVGWLEPLLEAVGKNATRIVSPVIDIINDDTFSYTRSFELHWGAFNWDLHFRWLTLNGRLLKERRENIVEPFRTPAMAGGLFSMNKDYFFKLGSYDDQMRIWGGENLELSFRAWQCGGSIEIAPCSHVGHLFRKSSPYTFPGGVGDILYGNLARVALVWMDQWAEFYFKFNPEAARLRYKQQIRSRLALRERLRCKSFEWYLENVWPEHFFPTDDRFFGRIVHAATKRCIMRPTAKGSYAQPSGNAVLHTCIPRLILSQMFVMTKSGVIMTDESVCLDAPERDTQQKTPKVKIMACSGRERQKWQYNEQTKSILHVPSEMCLQAAADDDTPTIAACTKNLDQQWILEPVSWK, from the exons ATGTGGCCTAGATTAAGACGACCTCGTCGTCTATCGGTGATCATTTTTGCGATCATCGCACTTTTAGGCGTCTTTCTTCTTTGGTGCATGAACAAAGAGAAAAGCGCCAATCAGCGTGAAGATTTTATATCGTTGCG ATTACATGAAAATCAGAAAGATTACTTTGATCATCGAGGAATCCATGTAGTAGTCGGTCATTACATAGGAGACTCTGTAGATCCCTTAAAAACTCCAAATATCACGAAAG atattattaatcagAACTTATTTAATCCACGTCCATTCGAAGGCAAAAATGGGGAACCTGTAATAATACACCCGAaagatttttacaaaatgcagCAGTTATATCAGATTaacagatttaatttaatggtTAGCGATAAGATACCGTTAAATCGATCTTTGCCCGACGTCAGAAAAAAGAA ATGTATTTCCAAATATGCAAATTTGGGCACTTTGCCGAAGACGTCGATCATTATAGTGTTTCATAATGAGGCCTGGAGTACACTGCTGCGAACAGTGCACAGCGTCATTAATAGATCACCGAGAGAATTATTAGAAGAGATTATTCTAGTTGATGACAACAGCGAAAGAG AATTCCTAAAAAGTCCTTTGGATGATTACGTGAAGAAACTGAGCGTTCCTACGAGAGTCTTGCGATCCAACGAACGAGTAGGATTAATAAAAGCGAGACTTTTGGGAGCGAACGATGCTAGGGGTGAAGTTCTCACTTTTCTCGACGCTCACTGCGAATGTACGGTTG GATGGTTGGAGCCGTTACTCGAAGCAGTCGGCAAGAACGCAACGAGAATCGTCTCTCCAGTAATTGACATAATTAACGACGATACTTTTAGTTATACAAG ATCGTTCGAGCTTCACTGGGGCGCGTTCAACTGGGACTTGCACTTCCGTTGGCTCACTTTGAACGGTCGCCTGTTGAAGGAGAGGCGCGAGAACATCGTCGAACCGTTTCGCACGCCCGCGATGGCGGGCGGCCTGTTCTCGATGAACAAGGATTACTTCTTCAAATTGGGCAGCTACGACGACCAGATGCGGATCTGGGGTGGCGAGAACCTGGAACTGTCGTTCCGAGCCTGGCAGTGCGGCGGCAGTATCGAGATCGCGCCCTGCTCCCACGTCGGCCATCTCTTTCGAAAGTCTTCTCCGTACACCTTCCCGGGCGGCGTAGGCGATATCTTGTACGGCAATCTTGCCAGAGTCGCTCTGGTGTGGATGGATCAATGGGCGGAGTTCTATTTCAAGTTCAATCCCG AGGCGGCTAGACTGCGGTACAAGCAGCAAATCCGTTCGAGATTAGCTCTGCGCGAGAGACTGCGCTGCAAGAGTTTCGAGTGGTACCTGGAGAACGTGTGGCCCGAGCATTTCTTTCCTACGGACGATCGGTTCTTCGGCAGG ATAGTGCACGCCGCGACGAAGAGGTGCATCATGCGACCGACCGCGAAAGGATCTTACGCGCAGCCTTCGGGGAACGCGGTCCTACACACGTGCATACCGCGCTTGATACTCAGCCAGATGTTCGTGATGACCAAAAGCGGAGTGATAATGACGGATGAAAGCGTGTGCCTAGACGCACCGGAACGGGACACGCAGCAAAAGACGCCAAAGGTGAAGATAATGGCATGCAGCGGTCGCGAGAGACAAAAGTGGCAGTACAACGAACAA ACGAAATCGATTTTGCACGTGCCTTCCGAGATGTGCCTTCAGGCAGCTGCGGACGATGACACGCCTACAATAGCGGCTTGTACTAAGAATCTCGATCAACAATGGATCCTGGAGCCAGTCTCTTGGAAATAA